One genomic segment of Sminthopsis crassicaudata isolate SCR6 chromosome 4, ASM4859323v1, whole genome shotgun sequence includes these proteins:
- the LOC141540651 gene encoding uncharacterized protein LOC141540651 produces MLGVGGDGTSGGGGGLNNVAPHHLHHHNELNMANNASSAAAAAAAAAAVASNNNTKSGGGGGGSSSSEAALKEGGNAAVLSSSSSSSSSSSSSSAPAMETGLLPNHKLKNVGDPPAAAPHHQQHHHHAHHHHHHHHHPHHLLHHHHALQQQLNQFQQQQQQQQQHPISNNNNSLGGGGGGGGNHGAGGSGAAAAAAASAAVSAQPSPDMEPQQHGGGKDAVLGNQAEPQAQQLLSKSGEEEELPSKMGEQMGGRYEHPSLGALGAQQQQQQQQKQQQQQQQQQQQQQQQQQQQQQQQQQQQQQQQQQQQQQQQPPQSTGNGSGSGGGGGGNGSLGSGGNGGGGPSAAVGVSEFNNYYGSAPPASGGTGSRAGPCFDQHGGQQSPGMGMMHPAAAAAGPPNSMDSLQNSHDGYPNSQYNHYPGYGRPGAGGGGGGGGGGGGGGGSGEEEEEEQEREQEQWRRRPQRRQQQREAAAAAAAMGARPRATGC; encoded by the exons ATGCTAGGGGTCGGCGGCGATGGGActagcggcggcggcggcggcttgAATAATGTAGCTCCCCATCACCTCCACCACCATAATGAACTGAACATGGCCAATAATGCGAGctctgccgccgccgccgccgccgccgccgccgcggttGCCAGTAATAATAATACGaagagcggcggcggcggcggcggcagcagctcGTCCGAGGCGGCTCTGAAGGAAGGTGGGAACGCCGCGGTTTTATCCTCCTCCTcttcgtcctcctcctcctcctcctcctcgtctgCCCCGGCCATGGAGACGGGACTGCTCCCCAACCACAAACTGAAAAACGTCGGCGATCCCCCGGCTGCAGCTCCCCACCACCAGCAGCACCACCATCAtgcccaccaccaccaccaccaccaccaccatcctcACCatctcctccaccaccaccatGCACTACAGCAACAGCTAAATCAattccagcagcagcagcagcagcagcaacaacatccaatttccaacaacaacaacagcctcggcggcggcggcggcggcggcggcaacCACGGAGCGGGGGGCAGCggcgctgctgctgctgctgctgcttctgctgctgttTCTGCTCAGCCCAGTCCTGACATGGAGCCCCAGCAACATGGAGGAGGCAAGGACGCTGTTTTGGGAAATCAGGCCGAGCCCCAGGCGCAGCAACTGCTGAGCAAGTCAGGCGAAGAGGAAGAGCTCCCAAGTAAAATGGGGGAACAGATGGGCGGCCGGTACGAGCACCCCAGCCTGGGAGCTTTGGGcgcgcagcagcagcagcagcagcagcagaagcagcagcagcagcagcaacagcagcagcagcaacagcagcagcagcaacagcagcagcagcaacagcaacagcagcagcagcagcagcaacagcagcagcagcagcagcagcagcagccgcccCAAAGCACCGGGAACggcagcggcagcggcggcggtggcggcggcaaTGGGAGCCTCGGCAGCGGTGGCAACGGCGGCGGCGGCCCCTCCGCGGCGGTGGGGGTCTCGGAGTTTAATAATTACTATGGCAGCGCTCCCCCTGCGAGCGGCGGCACAGGCAGCCGAGCCGGGCCTTGCTTTGATCAACATGGCGGACAACAAAGCCCCGGGATGGGGATGATGCACCCGGCCGCCGCCGCTGCCGGGCCCCCCAACAGCATGGACTCCTTGCAAAACTCCCACGATGGCTACCCCAACAGCCAGTACAACCATTATCCCGGCTACGGCCGGCCCGGCGCGGGAGGCGgtggaggcggcggcggcggcggcggcggcggcggcggcagtggt gaggaggaggaggaggagcaggagcgGGAGCAGGAGCAGTGGCGGCGGCGGCCgcagcggcggcagcagcagcgggaggcggcggcggcggcggcggctatGGGGGCTCGTCCTCGGGCTACGGGGTGCTGA